GCGTTGATGTTGGTGCTCCTGAGCGGCTGCATGAGCCGCACCGAGCGCCTGTTCCAGCGCGCCGAGATGTTCCTGAGCCAGGGGCAGCCCGAGCTGGCCGGCGCGGAGTACTATCGCCTGGCGGTCAAGTACCCCCGCTCCAGCTTCGCGCCCAATGCCCTCTATAAGCTCGCCTACCTGTACCGCGAGGAGTATGACGACCCGCCGAAGGCCATCCAGACTTACCGGGTGCTGGCAGAGCGTTACCCCGACTGCGCCTATGCCGACGAGGCGTGGCTGTGGATCCTGCAGATCCAGGGCGCGCAGCTCAAGGACATCGCGGGGATGCGCCAGACGCGCGACATCATTCGCCAGCGTTTCGCGGATGACGAGCGCGTGTGCGCCACGGCACAGGTGGAGTTCGCGCGGGCGCTGCTGAATGCCGGCCAACTCAGCGCCGCCGAGGCCGAGGCACGGGCCGTGACGGCGGGCTACCCGCGCCAGGAGCGGCAGTGCGCGGCCTCGCTGCTGGTCCTGGCCCGCATCCTGGAGAAGCGGGGCGGCAAGCAGTCCGACCAGGCGGTGCGCGCCTATGAGCAGATCGTCAGCCGCTACCCCGACACCCCCAGCGCCGTCGAGGCCAAACGGGCCATCGGCTGGCTGTACTACGGGCTGCGCGGGCAGCAGATGAAGGCCGAGCAGCAAGCCAAGGCGCGGCTGGCGCGCGTGATCGGCAACATCCCGCCGGTGTCGGCCGAGAGCAGCCCGCGCTTGAAGCCCATGGCGTGCCTGAGCAGCCTCCTGGGCGCGCAGGGCGTGACCGCCCCGCCGGAGGCCTTGCTGGTTGCCTGCGGCGCCGCCTTCGACTTCTGGTTCGAGGCCGACCAGCCTGATGCGCCCCGGCTGCGCCTGCCACGCAATGCACTCAGCGACGCCACCGAGCAGTATGGCTTCAGCGTCAATGTCAGCGCCGTCGCCTCGGCGGAGGCGAGCTTCGCGGGCCTGAGCGGGGCCATCGCGGCCGGGCATCCGGCCATGGTGCCGGTGACGAGCGGGGGGAACTGGTGGATCGTCGCCGGATACAAACCGGCCGAGGATCTTGTTTATGTTCTTGGTCCCGGACAACGGGCACCGCGAGCGATGGCCCGCACTGAGTTCCTCAGCCGCTGGGCGCGGAGCGCAGCCGGCCATGCGCGTTGCGTGACCGGGCCATACTTCCAGCTTTCCCTCGGCGGTCGGACTGCCGCCCCCGACCCGTCGGCCGTCGTCCGGGCCATGGCGCGGCGCGCCGGCGAGAACCGGTCGAGTGTGGCCAGTGGCTACGAGGCGTTGACCAACGCCCTGGCGACGCGGGCGGCGGACGCCACTGACGCCCAGCGCAGTCAACTGCGCACGTGGGCTGAGCATCGCCTGCCCGAGATCCTGGCCGAGCGCCAGGCTATCGCCCGCTTCCTGGCGAACGCAGCCGCCGCCGTGCCGGACTTGAGCGAGACGCTGCAGAGCGCCGCGCAGGGCTATGGTGAGGTGGCGGGGCTGGGCCAGCAGTTGCGCGAGCGGGTCCTGGCGCTGACGGCGCCGACCGCCGCCGAGGCCGCCGCGGACCAGGCCTGGCCCGAGGCCGCGGCCCTGGCCCGGCAGATGCAGGAAGCAGAGGAGCGCGCGCTGCAGCAGGTGGCGTCCCTGGCCCGCTAGGTCTGCGAGCAACCATGGAGTTCGATCGCACCACCCGACGGCGACTGTCGGCCCTGGGTCGCGAGGGTGTTGACCCGGCGGCCCCTCTCGTGACGTCTCCGTCCCGTCCGCCGGGCGTGCGCCTGGTCGGAGACCCCGAGGAACTCCACGGCGCGCTCGACGAGCTGCTGCCGGGGGTTGTCCGCGAGCTGGACGAGGGTGAACTCTACGAGCTGACCGTGCCGGTGG
This region of bacterium genomic DNA includes:
- a CDS encoding tetratricopeptide repeat protein; amino-acid sequence: MRRLATILPVALMLVLLSGCMSRTERLFQRAEMFLSQGQPELAGAEYYRLAVKYPRSSFAPNALYKLAYLYREEYDDPPKAIQTYRVLAERYPDCAYADEAWLWILQIQGAQLKDIAGMRQTRDIIRQRFADDERVCATAQVEFARALLNAGQLSAAEAEARAVTAGYPRQERQCAASLLVLARILEKRGGKQSDQAVRAYEQIVSRYPDTPSAVEAKRAIGWLYYGLRGQQMKAEQQAKARLARVIGNIPPVSAESSPRLKPMACLSSLLGAQGVTAPPEALLVACGAAFDFWFEADQPDAPRLRLPRNALSDATEQYGFSVNVSAVASAEASFAGLSGAIAAGHPAMVPVTSGGNWWIVAGYKPAEDLVYVLGPGQRAPRAMARTEFLSRWARSAAGHARCVTGPYFQLSLGGRTAAPDPSAVVRAMARRAGENRSSVASGYEALTNALATRAADATDAQRSQLRTWAEHRLPEILAERQAIARFLANAAAAVPDLSETLQSAAQGYGEVAGLGQQLRERVLALTAPTAAEAAADQAWPEAAALARQMQEAEERALQQVASLAR